The region CGTTCTGAATGACGTTGCCGAGAATGGCGTGACCGATGAGGAAGTCGACGATGCCAAGGCCTACATGACGGGTTCGTTCCCGCTGCGGCTCGATAGCAATCAGTCGATCGCGAACATGCTGCTCGCGATCCAGCTCAACGATCTCGGTGTCGACTACATCGAACGTCGCAACGACTACATCGAGGCGGTGACCGCCGAGGACATTCAGCGTGTCGCCCGACGCATCCTGGATGCCGACAACCTGCTGGTTGTGGTCGCTGGCCAGCCTGTGGGGATAACGCCCAGCGTTTCCATCGATTGAGGTCCTGTCGACTGGTAATTTGGCACGGTGATCGGACACGCCCATGACCTACACGCTTTCGCAAGACGACCATCACGACGCAGACACGCAGTTGGCCGCCGCGTTCGAGCGCTTTCACGCCGATCTCGGGACCGACCGTCTCGATTGCCTGACAATTGCTGAGGCACACGACGATCTCGCGGCGCTTGAAACGCATGCCGCACGCATCGTCGAGACGTCCGACGACGTTCTGGTGCTTGGCATCGGCGGGTCGAGCCTTGCCGCCCAGACACTGCTTGCGCTGTCGGATGACGCGCGCCACCGGGTGCGGCTCCACACGATCGACAACATCGATCCCGAAACCTGGAACGCGCTCCTCGCGCGGCTCGATCCCGCGCGTAGCCATGTTCTCGCGGTCTCGAAATCGGGCCGCACTGCCGAGACCCTGGCGCAATTGCTTCTGGCGATGCGCTGGCTCGATGAGGCCGGATGCTCGACGGGCGAACGGCTGACGGTGATCACCGAACCGGGGCCGCGTCCGTTGCGCGATCTGGCCGACGTCGCCAAGGCACCTGCGATCGATTATCCGACCACGATCGGCGGTCGTTTCTCGGCCCTCAGCCCGGTCGGCATGCTGCCGGCCATGCTGGGCGGACTGGATGCTGCTGCGGTCCGACGGGGGGCGGCGTCCGTGCTCGACGACATACGTTCCAACGGCGTTGCGAGCGCACCGGTGCGCGGGGTCGCCGGGCTCGTGGGATCGGAGATACGCGGCGCGACGGTCCAGGTCTTCCTGACCTACAGCGACCGACTCGCCCCTGTGGCGCCTTGGTGGGTGCAGCTCTGGGGTGAAAGCCTGGGCAAGGACGGCAAGGGCTCGTCGCCGGTCGCGGCAAAAGGTGCGACCGACCAGCACAGCCAGCTTCAGCTCTGGCGTGACGGGCCCAAGCGCCACATGGTGACCGTGCTCGGTCTTGAGGGCGGGGCCGATACGCCTGCCATGGCTGCCGGACATCCCGATCTCGCCTATCTCAATGGTCGCACGCTGGGCGACCTGTTCGAGGCCGAACGCGAGGCGACCTGCGAATCGCTTGCCGTGGCCGGTGTCCCGGTCCGGAAGTTCCTGGTCGCCCGCGCTGACGAAGCGGCACTCGGTGCCCTCTTCGCGCACCTCATGGCCGAGACAATACTGATGGCGCCCATGATCGGCGTCGATGCTTTCGGCCAGCCCGCCGTCGAGGACAGCAAGGTGAGGGCGCGCGACAAGCTGCGGGCGATGGCACCATGAAGGTCATCCGCCGCCTGTCGGAAACAACTGTCAACCGCATTGCTGCGGGCGAGGTGATCGAGCGGCCGGCCTCGGTCGTGAAGGAGCTGGTCGAGAACGCCATTGATGCCGGGTCGACCAGGATCGACATCACGATCAATGGCGGCGGGCGGACCTTCATCGGGGTCTCCGACGACGGCGTCGGCATGGAAGCTGATGATCTGGCGCTCGCGGTTGAGCGGCATGCCACCTCGAAACTGTCCGATGATGATCTCACCGACATCGCGACACTCGGATTCCGCGGCGAAGCGCTGCCCTCGATCGGCGCGGTGGCGCGCTTGCGAATCGTGACGCGCCAGCACCGGTCGGACAGCGGCTGGGAGATCCGGGTCGACGGCGGCAAGGTCGGTGCGGTCGAGCCCGCGCCGCGCGGTCCCGGCACCACGGTCGAGGTCGCCGATCTCTTTTTCGCCACGCCGGCGCGTTTGAAGTTCATGAAGTCCGAGCGGGCCGAGAGCGGTGCGGTTTCCGATGTCGTCAAACGACTCGCGATGTCCCATCCCGAGGTCGCGTTCACGGTGTCCAACGACGGGCGCAAGAGCCTCGGCTACGGTGCGGAGGCCGGTGACTTGCTCGATACCAGACTGAACCGGCTGGGGGCGGTGATGGGTCGCGCCTTCCAGGACAATGCCGTCGCGGTCGACGCCCTGCGCGAGGACGTCCGGGTGACCGGGTACGCCGGTCTGCCGACGCTCAACAGGCCGACCGCCCAGGGCCAGTTCCTCTTCGTCAACGGCCGGCCCGTGAAGGACCGTCTGCTGCTGGGTGCCGTGAAGGGTGCCTACCAGGACGTGTTGGCCTCGAACCGCCATCCGATGGTGGCGCTGTTCCTTGAGCTGCCGCCGCGCAAGGTCGACGTCAACGTGCATCCCGCCAAGGCCGAGGTGCGTTTCCGCGACAACCAGCTGGTGCGCGGGCTGCTTGTCTCGGCGCTGCGGTCCGCCCTCGAAAGGGCAGGCCATCACGCCTCGACGACGGTGGCCGAGGACACGCTGGCGAAGCTGCGGCCCGGTGTTGCGCCACAAGCCGCACCCCATCTCTTCGCCGGGCACCGGCCGCGCTTCCGTGGCGGCATGGCCGAGGCCGCGGCGGCCTACAACACGCCACTGCAGGCCGACTACGCGCTTCAGGAACGCGTCGATACCGCCGAGACGGGTTTTGTTCCCGTCGATGAATCCTCGGTGCCGATCGACCCCATGACCTATCCGCTGGGCACGGCGCGCGGCCAGTTGCACGAGACCTATGTCGTCGCCCAGACGTCCGACGGCATCGTCATCGTCGACCAGCACGCCGCGCACGAACGTCTTGTCTATGAGCGCATGAAGGCGCAGATCGCCGAAGAGGGCGTGGGCCGCCAGCTCCTGTTGTTGCCCGAGGTCGTGGAGTTGAGCGAAGACGCCGTCGATCGCCTCGTCGCGCGCGCGGCGGAGCTCGGTGAGCTAGGGCTTGCCCTCGAGCGCTTCGGTCCGGGCGCTGTGGTCGTGCGCGAGACACCGGCGCTCCTGGGCGAGACCGACATCAAGGGTCTCGTCGCCGATCTGGCCGACGAGCTTGCCGAGTTCGACCAGGCCTTGAGCCTTCGCGACCGGCTGGAGCATGTCTGTGGCACCATGGCCTGCCACGGCAGCGTGCGTGCCGGCCGCCGCCTCAACCCGACCGAGATGAACGCGCTGCTGCGCGAGATGGAGGTCACGCCGAACTCCGGCCAGTGCAACCACGGCCGCCCGACCTACGTCGAACTGAAGCTCGTCGACATCGAACGCCTCTTCGGCCGGCGCTGACCCTCCGGAGTGTCATTCTGGCCGCGGCACAGCGGAGAGGCGGAACCTCGAGAGGCCATCGCCAGCCTGTCGAGGTCCCGGATCAGCCTTTGCTTCGCTCCCTTGTCCGGGATGACAGGGGTGGCGGATCGTCACACAACCCGGAGGAACACGAGCTGGGTGTCGCCGTAGGTGCGGTCGTCGATGATTTCGAAACCCTCTGGAGCTTCGAAGGCGGCTCTGCGATGGATTTCGACGCAGGCGATGGCGGCGGCGGCAAACCAGCCGCCGGCACGCATGGCGCTGAGCACGTCGGCGGTGGCCTCAAGACGGTAGGGCGGGTCGAGATAGGCCAAGTCGACCGGGCGCGCCGGGCGGGGCATGGATTTCGTCGCATCGTTGCGCAGCAGAGCCGTGCGCTTTTCCTCGCCAAGGTGTTCGATGTTGCCCCGCGCGGCCCTGTGCGCCTCGACGCCATTGTCGACCAGGGTCGCAAAGGCGGCACCGCGGGAGAGCGCCTCGAGCGCCACGGCCCCGGTTCCGCAGAAGATGTCGGCGACATGGACATCCTCCAGACCGTTCCAGTCGATGCTGTGAGCCAGCAGGTTGAACAGCGCCTCGCGGACCCGGTCGCTGGTCGGTCGGATATCGTGGCCGCCTGGTGCCTGGAGCCGGCGCGCCCTATGCCGGCCGGCGACGATGCGCATCAATCCGGTCCGCCCAGCGCTGGCCGAGCTGTTCCTTCAGGATCTTGCCGTTGACCTCTTCGTGCTTGCCGCGCTTGAGCGCACCCAACTGGAAGGGTCCGTAGGCCGTGCGCAGCAAGCGGTTCACGTTGAGATCGAGCGCGCCAAGCACCTTCCGGATCTCGCGGTTCTTGCCCTCGCGCAGGGTCATGGTCAGCCAGGCGTTGGCGCCTGACTGGCTGTCGATCGTGGTATCGATCGGGCCGTAGCGGATGCCGTCGACGGTCATGCCCGCTCTCAGCTTCTTGAGCATGGTGTCGTCGGGGCGGCCGTAGACCCGTACCCGGTAGCGCCGGGCCCATCCGGTCTCTGGCAGCTCGAGCCAGCGGGCGAGCTCACCGTCGTTGGTCAGCAACAGGAGCCCCTCAGTGTTCATGTCGAGGCGGCCGACAGCGACGATATGGCCCCGGTTCTCGGGCAGCAGATCGAACACGGTCGGCCGGTCACGCTCGTCGCTCCGGGTCACGACCGTGCCTTCGGTCTTGTAGAGCCGCCACATACGCAGGCCAGGCTGGGCGCCGATGCGCTCGCCGTCGACCGTCACGACATCGTCGGGTTCCACAGTGAAGGCGGGCGATTCGAGCGCCGTGCCGTTGACCGCCACCCGGCCCTGTTCGATCAGCCGCTCCGCCTCGCGTCGCGACGCCACACCCGCGTGCGCCAGTCTCTTGGCTATACGCTCAGGCATCAGGCCTTGCAGGCCTTGAGGAAGGCGCTGAACAGCCGCGTGTCGCCTTCGGAGATGTGGTACTCCGGGTGCCACTGGACGCCGAGGCAGAAGCGGTAGTCGGGGTGCTCGATGCCTTCGATCACGCCGTCGGGCGCGATGGCATTGACCACGACCTGGTCGCCGATGTCGTCGACCGCCTGATGATGGGCGCTGTTCACCGGAAGCTCGTTGGTTCCCACGATGTGATAGAGCAGCGTGTCCTTGGCGACGGCGATGTCGTGTCCGGGTTCGGTTCGCGGGTTCTTCTGCTCGTGTTCGAGACAGCCCGACACTGCGTCCGGGATGTGCTGGATCAGCGTGCCGCCCAGCACCACGTTCAGCAGCTGCTGGCCGCCGCAGATGCCGAACACCGGCTTGTCGCGTCTGAGCGCGCCTTCGGTCGCGTCCCATTCGAAGCGCGTGCGCCGGTCCTTCGTCGTGACGGTGTCATGGTGCGATTCCGCACCGAACAGGGCGGGATCGACGTCGAACGCGCCACCGGTGACGATCAGACCGTCGAGCTCCTCCAGATAGACCTCGGCCAGGTCCACCTCATGACCGATCGCAACGGGCAGGCCACCGGCCTCGGCGACCGACGACATGTAGTTCTGGCGAACCGCGTACCAAGGCAGGCTCGAATAGCCGCCGGGCTCCTCGGAATCGAGCGTGACGCCGATCAGAGGGCGGCTGCGGTTGCTGGGCATGGAGGGAATCCGTGTGCTTGATGCTGTGCGCAATGTGGCGGCAGGCAGGGGGGCATGCAAGATTGGCGCTCATGGGGCAGCAACCGACCTTTATGGAACTCGCGCTCGCCGAGGCGCGCCAGGCAGGCGACCGCGGTGAAACGCCGGTGGGCGCCGTCGTCGTATGCGGCGGCGTGGTGCTTGGCGCGGCGGGCAACCGCGTGCGTGAAGCCAACGACCCCACGGCGCATGCCGAAGTGCTGGCGATCCGCGCCGCCTGCGAACATGTCAGCCGCCCCCGCCTCGACGGCGCCGACCTCCACGTCACCCTGGAGCCATGCGCCATGTGCGCCGGCACCATCGCCGCGGCCCACATCGCCCGGCTCTACTACGGTGCTGCCGATCCGAAGGGTGGCGCGGTCGATCACGGCCCGCACCTCTTCAGCCAGCCGACCTGCTACCACCGCCCGGAGATCTACGGCGGCATCGACGAGACCCGCTGCGCGGCCTTGCTGAAGGAGTTCTTTGCCGCGCTGCGTTGAGCGGCTGTTGCCCTTTTCGACTCTCACCCCGACCCTCTCCCGGTCCCGGTAGAGGGGATGTAATATCGGCTTGCCTGAAGCTGCCCTCGCCCATCGGGGAGAGGGCAGCGCAGACTTGGCGAGGAACGAGCCTGGATGGGGTCGGGTGAAGGGGGTGCACTTGCAGATGAAACAGGCCACCAGCATCCTTCGTTCGATGCCTCAGAGCCAGCGCCGCACCTGCCGGCAGAACGCCCGGTAGTCCTCGCCGAAGAGACCTTCGAGATACCGTTCCTCGCGCCGGATGACGCCCCAGTGCAGGGTCGCCACCAGCACCTGCCAGACGGCCAAGAGCCAGAGTGTGTCGAGGGCGAAGCCGAGTCCCAGAAACAGCGTCACCATGGCGAGGTACATCGGATTGCGCGTGTGTTTGTAGGGGCCTTCGGTGACCAGTGCGGTTGAGGGATGCCAGGGTTCGACGGCCGTCTTCTTGTGGCCGAAGCAGCGGACCGCCCAGAGTGCGAGCCCGATGGCGGGGACGATGAACACGGCACCGAGGACGTACTGCACGGTGTCGTCCAGGAAGGGTGCCGGCCAGATGCGGTCGAGCTCGAGGCCCGCCAGCAGGAGAAGCAGCACGATGATCGGCGGCGGCGCGATGACGCTGGCTGTCTTGCGTTCCTCGCTCATGCCCCTTGTTTCACCTTCTCCATGAACGCGACCGGAAGGTCGACACCGGCCACCGTCGGCATGCTGCCACGTTCGTAGGTCCTGTAGCCCAGATGCGCATAGAACGCTTCGGCATTCGCATTGGAACGGACGATGAAGGCGACATAGCCCTGTCCGCGCGTGTCCGCTTCGGCCGCTTCGACCATACGCCGCCCAAGACCCGTGCCCGCCAAGGCTGGATCGACAAACACCTTGCGGATGCGTGTAACATCCGGGCGGTCCTCGACCGCGCACCAGCCGGCCGTGGCCATGATGGTGCCACCATCGGCCACCGCGAGCTGCAGGTGATTGCGCATCAGCACATCAGCGTAGCCGTCACTCTCGATCTCGGCGACGTGCGCCGCGATCTGTGCAGCTGTGTTGTGGGTCCCGGCGAGAGCCCGGAACGCGGTGGCGTGCAGGCGGCGCACCGCCAGGATGTCCTCGGGTGCGATCGGGCGGAGGAGCTTCATTGAATCTGAACTCGCGTTTGGATCCTCGCTTCGGTTCGACGGACAACTACGACTCAGCACGCTTTAAGGTTGTGCAATTCACTGGCAGTCTGACTCCAGGAGGTGCCGAACTTGACCAGACTGGTCCTGTTGCACAAACAAGACTCGATCTACGACGATCTGCCAGATCAACGTTATCACTTTCCGAACCGCTCCTATCTTTCGGCGTTGCGGGAAGCAGTTGGTGACTGGATCGTCTACCACGAGCCGGGCGCGGGGGGAGGTCGGCGGTCCTACTTCGCGATCGCGAGGGTGGTCAGCGTGGAGCCGGACCCCGAACGTGACGACCACTCATATGCAACCGTGGCCGACTATCTGGATTTCTCGGACCTGGTCCCTCTTCATGACCCGAATGGCGACCACTATGAGAGTGACCTCCAGCAGCCGGATGGCTCAACAAACCGGGGACGGATCCAGCGTGCAGTTCGCCGGATCAGTGATGCCGACTACTTGTCAATTCGCGCCGCTGGGCTTCGTTCGGCCCACAAGTACCTCGACGACTTGCGAAGCGAAGAGGTTGCAGATGGTTTGGCCGAAGATCAGGCACCATATGATCGTCCAATGGTTTCCAGCACAGGATCCAGACCTTTCCGTGACGTCGCGTTTCGTCATGCTGTGCTCAGAGCCTATGACTCACATTGCGCGTTTACCGACCTCAAGGTCGTGAATGGCCGCCAGCGCGTTGAAGTTGACGCGGCGCACATTCGACCGGTCGGTGATAACCATCGGGGCAGCGACAGCATTCGAAATGGCCTGGCGCTGTCAAAGACAGTTCACTGGCTGTTCGATCGCGGGATCATCGCTGTTAGCGACGACTTCGAGATTCTTGAGTCGCCAGGACGGCTGCCAGACAAACTCAAGCCACTGTTCCGAGATGACGGACTTATCAGAATGCCAGAACGAAGATCGGAATGGCCCAGTCCGGTCAACCTTCGCTATCACCGTGACATGTTTGAGGACTGCTACGGACGTTTCTCCAAGCTGAACTAAACCTGCCCGCGCTCGATCGCACGCCAGCCGATGTCGCGGCGGCAGAAGCCCTGGGGCCAGTCGATCGTGTCAGTGGCGGCGTAGGCGTTACACTGGGCTTCGGCAATGGTGGAGCCGAGTGCCGTGACGCCCAGAACGCGGCCGCCGGTGGAAAGCCATTGGTCGCCGTCGCGGCGGGTGCCGGCGTGGAAGACCGTGACGTCATCCAGGCCGCCGGTGGCGTCGAGGCCGGCGATCGGCGTTTCCTTGGGGTAGCTACCGGGATAGCCCTCGGTCGCCATGACGACGCAGAGCGCGGCCTCTGCGTGCCAGCGCAGATTCATATGGTGGAGCTCGCCCGAGCGGGTGGCAAGCAGGGCGGGGACGAGGTCCGACTTCAGGCGCGCCATCATCACCTGGCACTCCGGATCGCCGAAGCGGACGTTGAACTCCAGAAGCTTCGGCCCGGCGGCCGAGATCATAAGACCGGCGAAGAGCACGCCCCGGAACGGCGTACCGCGGCGGGCCATCTCGGCGACGCTGGGGCGGATGATGGTCTCGAGGATCTGCTCCTCCATCTCGGGCGTGACGACCGGGGTGGGCGAATAGCAGCCCATGCCGCCGGTGTTCGGCCCGGTGTCGCCGTCGCCGACCCGTTTGTGATCCTGAGCCGTCGCGAGCGGCAGGACGTGTTCGCCATCGGTCAGGACGTGGAAGCTCGCTTCCTCGCCGTCGAGGAACTCCTCGATCACGACGCTGATGCCTGCGGTGCCGAAGACGCCCGTGACCAGCGCATCGTCGATCGCGGCATGGGCCTCGCCCATGGTCATGGCGACGGTGGCGCCCTTGCCGGCGGCGAGCCCGTCGGCCTTCACGACGATCGGCGCGCCGCGCTCGCTCGCCCAGGCCCTGGCGGTGTCTGCGTCGGTGAAACGCTGCCAAGCGGCGGTCGGCACGCCCGCAGCGTCGGCGACCTCCTTCATGAAGGTCTTGGAGCCCTCAAGCTGCGCAGCGTCTGCATCGGGACCGAAACATGGGATGCCGGCATCCTCCATGGCATCGACGATTCCTGCGACCAGCGGTGCCTCCGGCCCCGGCACGACGAGGTCGATACCGTTTTTGCCCGCCCAGGCGACGAGGGCCTCGACGTCTTCTGCGCCGATCGCAACCGGTTCGGCATCAGTCGCGATGCCATCGTTGCCGGGTGCACAATAGAGTTTTGTCACCAGCGGGGAGTTCGCGATGGCCCAACACAGCGCGTGTTCGCGCCCGCCACCGCCGGTCACCAGAATACGCATCCCCGCCACCGCATTGTGTCTGCCCGGCTGCCTTGTATCATGCACCCGCCATGCCGACAGCCCACAGCGCCGCGCAGCCTGCGGACAACTTGCCCGAACTCAGTGTTTCCGAGCTCTCCCGTGCGGTGAAACGCACGGTCGAGCAGGCCTTCGACCGTGTGCGCATCCGGGGGGAAATCGGCCGTGTCACCGTGGCGGGATCGGGCCATATGTACCTTTCCATGAAGGAAGAGAACGCCGTGCTCGATTGTGTCTGCTGGCGCAACACGGTGAACTGCTTGACGCACATGCCCGAACAGGGCCTGGAGATGGTCGCGACCGGACGATTGACGACCTACCCCGGCCGGTCGAGCTACCAGCTTGTGATCGAGTCCATCGAACCCGCAGGGATCGGCGCGCTCATGGCTCTGCTGGAACAACGGCGCAAGGAGCTCGCCGCCGAAGGGCTCTTCGCCGAGGAACGCAAGAAGCTGCTGCCCTTCCTGCCCGCCGTGATCGGCGTCGTGACCTCGCCGACGGGTGCCGTGATCCGCGACATCATGCACCGCCTGCGTGATCGCTTCCCGCGCCATGTCCTGCTCTGGCCCGTGGCCGTGCAGGGCGATGCCGCAGCCGAGCAGGTCGCCACGGCGATCCGCGGCTTCAACGCCCTGGAGCCGGGTGGTGACGTACCGTGTCCCGACCTGATCATCGTCGCGCGGGGCGGCGGCAGCGTGGAGGACCTCTGGGCCTTCAACGAGGAGGTTGTGGTCCGCGCTGTGGCCGAGAGCACGATCCCGCTGATCTCGGCCGTGGGTCACGAGACCGACACCACCCTGATCGACTTCGTCTCGGACCGTCGGGCGCCGACGCCGACCGCTGCCGCCGAGATGGCCGTGCCCGTGCGCGCCGAACTGGAGGCGCGTGTGCTTGATGCCGAGGGGCGGCTGGTCGGTAGCGCGGGGCGTATGATGGAACGCCTGCGCGGTGACCTGCGGGGGCTGGCGCGCGGCCTGCCATGTCCTCAGAGGCTGGTCGAACAGAAGAGCCAGGACCTCGACAATGCCGCCGAGAGTTTGCGGCGGGTCATGGCGCTGGGCCTGAGCGAGCGGCGCGACCACCTGCGCAGCCTGGCCTTGCGCCGCCCCGAGGAGATCATTGCGACCAAGCGGGTCGTCCTGACCGAAGTCGCTGCGGGCCTTCGCCTGGCGCGCCTGAGCGACCGGATCAACCAGTCCCGCGAGCACATCGGCCGCCTGGGCCGCGACCTTGCGCGCAACACCACAGGTCGGCTCGACGCGTCGCAACGTCAGCTGACCCAGCTCGGCAAGTTGCTGGAGAGCCTGAGTTACCGCAGCGTTCTGCAGCGCGGCTATGCTGTCGTCCGCAGCGACGGAGCGCCGGTCACGCGCGCAGCGGGTGTCGCTGACGGCGCGGCGCTGGCCATAGAGTTCGCCGACAGCACGGTCAACGTAACGGTGGGCGATTCACCGCCGGTTCCGAAAGCCGCCGCGCCGAAACGCAAGAAAACCGCCACGGGCGAACAGAGAGACCTGTTCTAGGGCGCACGCGCGATCCTCTCGTCGTCATGGCCCACGTGATGGGACTATCCATCGTCCGATCTCTCGGTTGCTCACGTTGCAACCCGTTGGGTATCGCGATGGAACGCTAGGTCAAGCGGGGCGATGCCGGGAGTGGTTTGAGGGTCTGCGCAACGACCCCCATGAGGTCGCCCATGACCTTGTTCATGGTGCCGATCAGCAGGTCTGCCTCTGACCGGCCGAAGGACATGGCGTCTCTCCGGTGGCTGCTGGATGGGGCGAGGCTAGACCGGAAACATGACGTCTTCCATCAATCCGGCCAGCGGCGATGAATCCAGAGCCAGTGGTCGGGGTTCTCGCGGATCCAAACCTCGAAGGTCTGGTTGATCTTCACCAGGATGGCGCGCACGTCGGCGTCCTTGTCGCCGGTCTTCTCGATCCTGATCGGATTGAAGACGTGGACGTGGAAATGGGCGCGTGGCTTGCGCAGAACGCGCACCGGAAAGAGGGGCACGTCGTACTTCAGGGCGAGCTCGGCGATCGCTGGAGCGGTCATGGCGTCACGCCCGAAGAAGGGGATCGGCAGGCCTTCGTTGAACTTCTGGTCGGCCAGGATGGCGATCGCGCCCTTGCGCCGGATCGCCGCGAGCAGCGCGCGCGCGCCCTCACGCCCCTTGGGCGCCCAGTAGCCGCCGCGTTTCTCGCGCCAGTGCTGGATGATGGCTTCCGAATAGGGGTTGTTGGCTCTTCGGTAGACCAGGGTGAGCTCGAAGCCGCGCTGAAGCGCGAGCAGCGTGGAGACTTCGAAGTTGCCGAAATGGGCGTTGAAGTAGATCGCCGGCAGGACGTGGGCGTAGGGATCGTCGATCTCGGGATCGGACGTCACCTGGATGCGGTCGCCGTCGAGCGCGTCGAGCCCGTGGACGAACGGGATCTCGCCCAGGAAGCGGCCCAGGTTGTCCCACATGCCCCGTATGATCGTCTCGATCTCGGTGTCGGTCTTCTCGGGCATGGCCGCCTGGATATTGCGCCGTGCGATGCGGTTCTTCGAGGTCATGAAGCGGCCCACAAGGCGAGCGAGGAAACCGCCCAGTGCCGAGGCGCGCTGAATCCCGAGAATCCGGAAGAGCCGGAGCAGGAGCCAAAGAAGGGCGGCCTCCAGAAGATGGCGCAACGTCTTCATAGGCCGGAATGCGAGCGCAGCGGGAGCAGGAGGTCGTCGAGCTTTTCTGGCTCGCGGAACACCAGAGAAACCCGCACCGGCTCGGCCAGCGGGCGGGTCTCGGCGTCGAGCCGGAGCCAGTCCTTCTCGGTGGTCACGAGCCGTGCGCCCATGGCATGGGCATCCTCTAACATCCTGGTGACCAGCATGGGATGAAACACATGATGGTCAGGAAACGAACGTGTGTGGCGCACATCGGCACCGATGGATTCAAGCGTAGCGAAGAACTTGCCCGGCCGCGCGATACCGGCGAAGGCGTAGACCGGCTCGCCCTGGAACGCCAGCGCTTCGGCGACGGGTTCGATCTGGGCATGGAGGACGACAAGACCGGCTGCGGCAAGCGGGCACGCAAAACCCTGTCGGTCTTCGCCCACGATCACGGCCACCCGGCACCTTGCGGTCGCATCGGCAAGCGGCTCGCGCAGGGGGCCGGCTGGCATCACCCGGCCGTTGCCCAGGCCCCATGGGCCGTCGATCACCAGCAGGGACAGATCCTTGGTGAGCTGAGGGTTCTGCAGGCCGTCGTCCATCAGCAGGATCTCGGCATCGTCGGCCATGGCGCGCGCTGCGCTACGCACCCGATCGGCCCCGACCCAGACATGGGCGTGGCGAGCCAGAAGCAGTGGTTCGTCGCCGACATCGCGTGCACTGTGGCGGTCGGGATCAACCCGGACCGGCCCCCTGAGCC is a window of Rhodospirillales bacterium DNA encoding:
- the purD gene encoding phosphoribosylamine--glycine ligase → MRILVTGGGGREHALCWAIANSPLVTKLYCAPGNDGIATDAEPVAIGAEDVEALVAWAGKNGIDLVVPGPEAPLVAGIVDAMEDAGIPCFGPDADAAQLEGSKTFMKEVADAAGVPTAAWQRFTDADTARAWASERGAPIVVKADGLAAGKGATVAMTMGEAHAAIDDALVTGVFGTAGISVVIEEFLDGEEASFHVLTDGEHVLPLATAQDHKRVGDGDTGPNTGGMGCYSPTPVVTPEMEEQILETIIRPSVAEMARRGTPFRGVLFAGLMISAAGPKLLEFNVRFGDPECQVMMARLKSDLVPALLATRSGELHHMNLRWHAEAALCVVMATEGYPGSYPKETPIAGLDATGGLDDVTVFHAGTRRDGDQWLSTGGRVLGVTALGSTIAEAQCNAYAATDTIDWPQGFCRRDIGWRAIERGQV
- a CDS encoding exodeoxyribonuclease VII large subunit yields the protein MPTAHSAAQPADNLPELSVSELSRAVKRTVEQAFDRVRIRGEIGRVTVAGSGHMYLSMKEENAVLDCVCWRNTVNCLTHMPEQGLEMVATGRLTTYPGRSSYQLVIESIEPAGIGALMALLEQRRKELAAEGLFAEERKKLLPFLPAVIGVVTSPTGAVIRDIMHRLRDRFPRHVLLWPVAVQGDAAAEQVATAIRGFNALEPGGDVPCPDLIIVARGGGSVEDLWAFNEEVVVRAVAESTIPLISAVGHETDTTLIDFVSDRRAPTPTAAAEMAVPVRAELEARVLDAEGRLVGSAGRMMERLRGDLRGLARGLPCPQRLVEQKSQDLDNAAESLRRVMALGLSERRDHLRSLALRRPEEIIATKRVVLTEVAAGLRLARLSDRINQSREHIGRLGRDLARNTTGRLDASQRQLTQLGKLLESLSYRSVLQRGYAVVRSDGAPVTRAAGVADGAALAIEFADSTVNVTVGDSPPVPKAAAPKRKKTATGEQRDLF
- a CDS encoding lauroyl acyltransferase; translation: MKTLRHLLEAALLWLLLRLFRILGIQRASALGGFLARLVGRFMTSKNRIARRNIQAAMPEKTDTEIETIIRGMWDNLGRFLGEIPFVHGLDALDGDRIQVTSDPEIDDPYAHVLPAIYFNAHFGNFEVSTLLALQRGFELTLVYRRANNPYSEAIIQHWREKRGGYWAPKGREGARALLAAIRRKGAIAILADQKFNEGLPIPFFGRDAMTAPAIAELALKYDVPLFPVRVLRKPRAHFHVHVFNPIRIEKTGDKDADVRAILVKINQTFEVWIRENPDHWLWIHRRWPD
- a CDS encoding tetraacyldisaccharide 4'-kinase; this encodes MKRPSFWEHDGLAAHLLSPLSVLWTLGTRWRQASTKPAYIQTPVVCIGNVTAGGASKTPVTAALAERLSAQGWRPHILSRGYGGRLRGPVRVDPDRHSARDVGDEPLLLARHAHVWVGADRVRSAARAMADDAEILLMDDGLQNPQLTKDLSLLVIDGPWGLGNGRVMPAGPLREPLADATARCRVAVIVGEDRQGFACPLAAAGLVVLHAQIEPVAEALAFQGEPVYAFAGIARPGKFFATLESIGADVRHTRSFPDHHVFHPMLVTRMLEDAHAMGARLVTTEKDWLRLDAETRPLAEPVRVSLVFREPEKLDDLLLPLRSHSGL